GTATTGTCGGTTGCAATGTAGCCTGGGGCAATACCATTTACATTCACCCCTTTAGACGCCCACTCGTTTGCCAGCGCTTTTACCAGGCTGCTCAGCGCACCCTTGCTGGCCGCATAACCCGGCACGTTGATGCCGCCCTGGAAGCTCAGCAGCGAACAGGTAAAAATAATTTTTCCTGCTCCTTTTTCAATCATATGCTTGCCAAACTCACGCGCCAATATAAAGGGGGTATCCAGGTTTATAGAAAGCACATTATCCCAGTATTCGTCCGGATGCTCTGCAGCCGGTTTGCGCATAATGGTTCCTGCGTTATTTACCAGGATATCGATACGCTCATTTTCGTCCAACACTTCCTTTACAAATGCATATACACTATTCCGGTCTGCTGCATCCAGTTTATAGTGCTTAAAATTGCGCCCCAGTTTCTTTACCTCCGTTTCCACTTCGGACCCCGCTTCCACAGAACGCGCAGCTACAATGATATCGGCTCCGGCCTTTGCCAGTCCGATGGCCATTCCTTTGCCGATTCCCTTGTTGCCTCCTGTGATCAGGGCCGTTTTACCTGACAGATCAAACATGTTGAAATTTATTGTTTATTATTTATCATTTATTGGTTTTGACCATTCACCATTCACTACTTCGCTCCAAATCCAAAATACGTATTCGCGTTATTGAAACAGATATCCTGTATGAGCGTTCCTACCCAGTTGATATCGGCGGGAAGTTCGCCATTTTCGATATCGTTTCCAAACAAATTGCAGAGTATTCTGCGGAAGTATTCGTGCCTGGGAAATGAAAGAAAACTCCGGGAATCCGTTAACATTCCCACAAAGCGGCTGATCAGTCCCATATTGGAAAGGGTGTTCATCTGGTTGATCATTCCCTCCTTCTGATCCAGGAACCACCAGCCGGAGCCCCACTGTACTTTTCCAATTACCGAACCGTCATTGAAATTTCCGGTCATCGTGGCAAACAGTTCATTATCGGCCGGATTGAGATTGTACAGGATGGTTTTGGCCAGCCGGTCGTTCTTGTCGAGCCCGTTGAGGAATTTGGAAAGCGCTCTTCCCTGGGAGAAGTCGCCGATGGAATCCCAGCCGGTATCAGGACCTAATTGTTGAAGCAGGCGGGCATTGTTGTTCCGCAGTGCGCCCAAATGGTATTGCTGTACCCATGCTTTTTCATGATCCCATTCTGCAAACCAAACCAGCATCGCCGAGCGGAATTGCTCCTGCTCTTCTGCTGAAAGATGCTTACCCGCCCGGATCTTATCAAATGCAGCGCTGACGCCTGCCTCTGTATAATCGGCGGCATGAATATGCTCCAGCCCGTGGTCCGACACGGTGCACCCCATTTCTGCAAAGAAATCGTGCCGGCTTTTCAATGCCTGCAAGTAGGTATCCAGATTCCTTACCTCTATAGCGGAAACCGCTTCCAGTTTTGTTACGTATGCAGCAAAGGTTTCCGGGCTGGAAACATTCATGGCGTTATCGGGCCGGAAGGCCGGATATACCGGTATTTCGAAACCATCAGTCTTTATTTGCCGGTGAAATTCCAGTGAATCTACCGGGTCGTCCGTAGTACAAACCACTTTCACATTCATTTTCCGAAGCAGGTTCTTTACGCTGTATGCGCTGCTGCTGATCCTGGCAGAAGCCGCATCATAAATGCCTTTACCGCTGCTGGCATCCAGGGTTTCATGAATATCAAAGTACCGTTGCAGTTCCAGGTGCGTCCAGTGATACAGCGGGTTACGCAGCGCATAGGGGACGGTTTCCGCCCATTTCAGAAACTTCTCCTCATCGGTGGCAGATCCGGTAATGTAGTGCTCCTTTACCCCATTGGTACGCATAGCCCGCCATTTGTAATGATCGCCGTAGAGCCAGGCCTGGGTGATGTTTTGAAACTGGTGATCTTCCGCTATTTGCTGGGGTGGTAGATGACAATGATAGTCTATGATCGGCATCTGCTTTGCATACTCGTGATACAAGCGTTCCGCCGTTTGGGTTTCCAGTAAAAAATTATCGTCTAAAAACTGTTTCACTTATTTGATGGATTATTCGTTATTCATTTGCTGTCTGCAGCTTGTTGTCTGCTTGCCCTGTATTATAGGGAAACGCCTCTTTTCCAGGGAATAAAATCATCCTGGTTCAGCAATACCGCCTTAGGTATCACTTCACCGCTTGCAGCTTTGATGCAATACTCCAGGATCTCTTCTCCCATTTGTTCAATTGTTTTTTCCCCGTCGATGATACCTCCGGTGTTGATATCGATAATATCCCCCATCCGGTTGGCCAGTGAGGTGTTGGTAGCAATTTTAATCGTTGGACAAACCGGGTTGCCGGTTGGCGTACCCAGCCCTGTGGTAAACAGGATCAACGTGGCGCCGGAAGCGGCTTTACCGGTGGTTGCCTCCACATCATTCCCCGGTGTGCATACCAGGCTTAGCCCTGGTTTGGTAGCCGGCTCGGTATAATCCAGCACATCCACTACCGGGGAAGTACCGCCTTTTTTTGCAGCGCCCGTGCTCTTGATCGCATCGGTGATCAACCCGTCTTTTATATTACCTGGGGAGGGGTTCATAAAAAACCCGGAGCCCACGCTGAGCGCCTGGTCATTGTAACTAGTCATCAGGTGAATGAACTTCCGCGCAGCGGCTTCTTCAATGGTTCGGTCGATCAGCTGTTGCTCGGCACCACATAATTCGGGGAACTCGGCCAGCAGGATCTTTGCTCCCAATGCCGCCAGCAGGTCGCTGGTATAGCCCACTGCGGGGTTGGCACTAATGCCGCTGAAACCATCGCTGCCGCCGCATTTTACACCAACGGTCAATGCAGTTAAAGGCGCCGGACTGCGCTCTATTTTATTGGCCTCAATCAACCCTTCGAATGTTTTGCGGATGGCGTCGGCCACCAGCTGTTCCTCGCTCTGCGATTGCTGCTGTTCAAATACAAGGATGGGTTTATCAAAGGCAGGGTTTCTTAATTTAATATCTTCCAGCAACTGTTTGGTCTGCAGGTTCTGACATCCCAGGCTCAGGATGGTGATACCCGCCACGTTGGGATGATCGGCATAAGCGGCCAGCAGTTTACTAAGCGTGCCGGCATCCTGCCGGGTGCCGCCGCAGCCACCCTGATGATTTAGAAACTTAATGCCATCCACGTTTTTAAACAGACGGTCGCTTTTCTGGTTGGCTCCGCCAGGAACGGCATTCAACATAATGCCGGAAAGATCTTCCTGGTTTTTAAATGCCTCTACCAGATGATGCGCATATTTTTTGTACTTATCGGTAACCGCATATCCCAGCTCATTATGCAGCGCCTCGCGGATCACATCCAGGTTACGGTTTTCACAAAATACTGTGGGCATAAATAACCAGTAATTGGCTGTTCCCACCCGGCCATCGCTGCGGTGATACCCGTTAAAAGTCCGGCCTTTAAATTTCGAAACATCCGGAGCGGTCCAGTGATACTGATACGGGCGGTATTCGAAGGGATCGGCTGCATGTTTGGTATTGGTGGTGGTCATCAGTCCTCCCCTGGGAATGAACTCCTGTGCCTTACCTACCAAAACGCCGTACATGATAATCTCATCACCCGCCTGAAGGTCCTGTGTAAAAAATTTATGTTTTGCACCGATGTCATTTTGCAATTCGTATTCGGCTCCTCCGTAGCTGATGATCTGTCCCTTCTTTAAATCCTTTAACGCCACGATTACGTTGTCCTTGGGATGAACTTTTAAAACGATTTCCGCCATTTTTATTCCTTTATGATATTTAGCAAAGCAGCTTTGGCGCTGCTTTGTGTT
The sequence above is a segment of the Niabella agricola genome. Coding sequences within it:
- a CDS encoding SDR family NAD(P)-dependent oxidoreductase, with the translated sequence MFDLSGKTALITGGNKGIGKGMAIGLAKAGADIIVAARSVEAGSEVETEVKKLGRNFKHYKLDAADRNSVYAFVKEVLDENERIDILVNNAGTIMRKPAAEHPDEYWDNVLSINLDTPFILAREFGKHMIEKGAGKIIFTCSLLSFQGGINVPGYAASKGALSSLVKALANEWASKGVNVNGIAPGYIATDNTQALREDAERSKSILDRIPAGRWGTPEDFAGPAVFLASEAGSYVHGTLLTVDGGWMGR
- the uxaC gene encoding glucuronate isomerase; this translates as MKQFLDDNFLLETQTAERLYHEYAKQMPIIDYHCHLPPQQIAEDHQFQNITQAWLYGDHYKWRAMRTNGVKEHYITGSATDEEKFLKWAETVPYALRNPLYHWTHLELQRYFDIHETLDASSGKGIYDAASARISSSAYSVKNLLRKMNVKVVCTTDDPVDSLEFHRQIKTDGFEIPVYPAFRPDNAMNVSSPETFAAYVTKLEAVSAIEVRNLDTYLQALKSRHDFFAEMGCTVSDHGLEHIHAADYTEAGVSAAFDKIRAGKHLSAEEQEQFRSAMLVWFAEWDHEKAWVQQYHLGALRNNNARLLQQLGPDTGWDSIGDFSQGRALSKFLNGLDKNDRLAKTILYNLNPADNELFATMTGNFNDGSVIGKVQWGSGWWFLDQKEGMINQMNTLSNMGLISRFVGMLTDSRSFLSFPRHEYFRRILCNLFGNDIENGELPADINWVGTLIQDICFNNANTYFGFGAK
- a CDS encoding UxaA family hydrolase, whose amino-acid sequence is MAEIVLKVHPKDNVIVALKDLKKGQIISYGGAEYELQNDIGAKHKFFTQDLQAGDEIIMYGVLVGKAQEFIPRGGLMTTTNTKHAADPFEYRPYQYHWTAPDVSKFKGRTFNGYHRSDGRVGTANYWLFMPTVFCENRNLDVIREALHNELGYAVTDKYKKYAHHLVEAFKNQEDLSGIMLNAVPGGANQKSDRLFKNVDGIKFLNHQGGCGGTRQDAGTLSKLLAAYADHPNVAGITILSLGCQNLQTKQLLEDIKLRNPAFDKPILVFEQQQSQSEEQLVADAIRKTFEGLIEANKIERSPAPLTALTVGVKCGGSDGFSGISANPAVGYTSDLLAALGAKILLAEFPELCGAEQQLIDRTIEEAAARKFIHLMTSYNDQALSVGSGFFMNPSPGNIKDGLITDAIKSTGAAKKGGTSPVVDVLDYTEPATKPGLSLVCTPGNDVEATTGKAASGATLILFTTGLGTPTGNPVCPTIKIATNTSLANRMGDIIDINTGGIIDGEKTIEQMGEEILEYCIKAASGEVIPKAVLLNQDDFIPWKRGVSL